A single genomic interval of Deltaproteobacteria bacterium harbors:
- the secG gene encoding preprotein translocase subunit SecG produces the protein MKLIIILVHIVVCIALILIVLLQRGKGADMGAAFGGSSQTVFGSAGATSFLSKLTAAAAVVFMLTSLMLAFLFSRGTTSSIMKGVSQPQAPVTQQTQGQAPGNGK, from the coding sequence ATGAAGCTCATAATCATTCTTGTCCATATCGTGGTATGCATTGCCCTGATCCTGATCGTCCTGCTTCAACGGGGAAAGGGCGCTGACATGGGAGCGGCCTTCGGCGGGTCCAGCCAGACTGTATTCGGCAGTGCCGGGGCGACCTCCTTTTTGAGCAAGCTCACGGCTGCTGCTGCAGTGGTCTTCATGTTGACCTCCCTGATGCTGGCCTTTCTCTTCAGCAGGGGGACCACCTCTTCCATCATGAAGGGAGTCAGCCAGCCCCAGGCGCCCGTAACACAGCAAACCCAGGGCCAAGCCCCGGGAAACGGCAAATAG
- a CDS encoding PEP-CTERM sorting domain-containing protein, which produces MRVPIHEPNAPVPEPATMLLLGSGLVGLAGLRKKSRKK; this is translated from the coding sequence ATGCGTGTACCCATTCATGAGCCCAATGCACCGGTTCCTGAACCGGCTACGATGCTGTTGCTGGGGTCCGGACTGGTGGGGTTGGCGGGCCTGAGGAAGAAGTCCAGGAAAAAATAA